One Parashewanella spongiae genomic window, GGAGTGGTTTGTAAAATGAAGGGGCAAGAAGTATTTTCCGCCCAAGAAATTACTAAAGAAGAGTATCAACAACTTGCTGTTTCTGTCGCCGTTATAGAGGCGAAAGAAATTGTCGAAAAAATGCATAGAGAGTACAAGAAGGAAGAATATTTCACAAAAACGATAACTTATATGACGGAAGATGGCTCTGATTCTCGTGCTTTACTGCTTAATGACCGTGATGAATCGTTTAACAGTGCTAAGTTTGTCAGCTGTGAACAGGGTGATGAGGTAGCGGGCGCAAGGCATTACACACTCACTTTTCAAGCTCAGCACAATTCGGTTAAAACTACTTTTGATATCAAGTACCCCTTCCCGTTATCACTGCATAAGGCTGAGAGTAATGTTCCTGGTCAAAGATTCATGATTACTCCTGGACAAATTTATCGTGGTCATACAAAAGCAAGACAATCTCTGCAGTTGAAGGAATTGTTTAAATCAGACCAAGCCAACAAATACACGAATATTAGGGATGTTTTAGATCCATATTTTTATTCATCTCAAGATATTGTGTTATTTGAGGCTGTTAAGCCAATATTAATGAAGCTTGACGAAAGAACTGGTGGTAAAGGTGAATGCTTCCACAATATGGAAACAATGAAAGTGCTTCATGAAGTCAAAGTAGGGGATACGAGTGTGGCAGAGCTCGCTCAAGAGCCAACGGTTATTGAAAAATTAGAGAAAAAGAGCAATTAACAGAAGCTGAAAGTTAAATCCTTAAGTTGCTAGATTACAAGGTTTTTTAATATTTAGTTTTTCATATCAATGCTTCCAAAATAGGGAGCATTTTTTTACAAGTCTCCTAAAATTGAACATACATAATAGTTGTATCATTAGTGTCTTATAGATCCCCACTATCGTAGGAATTACGAAACTACCACATGGAGTTGTGCATATAACACTCACTCGTGCGATTGCTCTGCTTTCCCGTTAGTTAATAATAAATAAGTAGATATTAGAATTATTCTCTCTAATGACATTCTACTATTTATTAAACAAAGTGTTAGTTATATTTCCAACCACATTTGAAAAGACGGTTAGCAGCTTGAATATCAGAAATAAGATAATATTTGAGTCAGTTCGATTTTAGTCGGTGATAGGAAATAAAATATGGCTGCACAAAACACAGCTAAAGCAAATGTAAACGGGTTTTATTTTCAAGCAGACAATCTAGCAAAAATCATCACGGCAAATTCAGAAACTGAAGCAAAGCAAATGGGCATTTTCAGGTCGATTAGAGATTTGCTTTTGCAAAAAAGAGTGGAACAAAAAACGATTGATAAGATAGTTAGTGAGCTTAGAGAAAATGATCCTTCAAGTACGACAATCATGCAAAGGATTAAGCGGTTTCAAGATTTAAAGAGTATGACGACAATCAATGACCAAAGTCTGTTCTCGATTACTACTACTCCAGCACTAGATGCTTCTAGAATTGTTGTGGTATTAAGGATTGACCATTATGAAGTTGCTAGAGGTGAAATAGATAAAAATTCAGCGAGCCATGACGTCGTTACAGAGTACCAGAGTTCGGGAGATCTTGCCGATACCTTGCTTCAAAATACACAAGCTGATTGTTGTCAATATATTGAAAAAGTGTTGACTTGTTGCCAACAGATTCAAGGTAAAGGAGTGAAAGAAAGTAAAAAACTCATTGTAGCGATAACTCAAAAGAGTGAAACACCAAAGCAATATTCTGTGATGTGTGAATATGAAGAAAAAGAGCTTTATCATGCTCATGATTTATCTGAACAAGAGGCTAGTCAATTTATTAGATTAGAAGCGGCTTTGAAGGCAGAGCACAGTATCGCAAGTAAGCAAGAGGAGTATTTAGATGAAGAATACTTTTTAAATGCAATTAAGTACATGACCGAAGAAGGATCGCCGACAAGAACGGCATTAATGGACGAGTCTGATGGCTCATTTAATAGTACAAAATTTGTCAGTTGTAGCCCATGTCCGGATAAAGATGGTTTTTATGAGATACAGTTTAAATCTCATTTTGATGGCAAGGCTGTGCTTTATGAAATTAAGTACCCATTTCCACTACCATTTCATGTTGATAAAAGTAATGAAGTGGGCTCAAAAGCAAGCAAAGTAGGTGCAGGTTGTATCGGAAGAGGGCATTCCAATGTCGCACGACTGAGTGAGTTAAAGAGTCTATTAAGTAATGCTAAGCCCTACGTTTCAATAAGAGAATTTTTAGTTCAATTTAAAGGAACGTATCGTGATACTGCATTATTTGAAACAGTAAAACCTGCTCTAATGGATCTCGATAAGAAAACCGGTGGAAAAGGGCAATGTTTTATGGATGTTGTAACTATGAGAATGTTGCATGGTATAAAGATACAACAAACATCAGTTGCAGAGCTTTCACAGGAAACTTCAATGCTGCCTAAATTAACTGGAGAACCACCTAAAGTAAGACCAGACAATAAAATGTAAAGCGGGCGGTGATATAACTATTTACATAATTCTACTGCCAACTTGATCAAGTTTCAGCTATTATTCCAAGTCGCTTTTTACATAATAATACCAATTACAGTAATTAAATGCTCAACTCAGAGCTATGTATGCGCACAAAGTACAAACGAAATTGGTGAAAACATAGTTATCTACGTTGAGATAATTTTGTGAAGTATTCTTTATAAACCAAAGTGTGCGCATACAAGCTCCCGAAGGGCAAGGCTAAAGGTTTCCATTACTGCGTTGCACGTTCTCTTGAATTATCCCGACAAAAGCACGAAGTGCGTTGAACGTCAGCTTTGTATGGCGGCCGTAGGGAATATAGTACTTCGAACATGCGCCTTGTACTGAAAACCTTTATCTCTTGCTGAGTGAGAGATTAATTACTGTAATTGGTATAATAAGTACTTCGTCACAGATGGAGCTTTAATAAAAAAGGAATAACCGTGCGCTTATCACGATATCTCATAGTATTGATGACCTTAAATTTGGTCACTGTTCATGCCAACGCCTCAATAATTGAACAAACTAAAGGTAATTTTCAAGACAAGTTTCGCCAATTAGAAGAACACCTTCCTACACCCAATGATTATCGTAATGCTGCGGGCGAGCCTGGTAAAGATTATTGGCAACAACAAGTTGATTATAAAATTGATGTACGGCTTGATGAAAAAAAACGTCGTTTATCGGGTAGCGAAATCATCACCTATCATAATAATTCTCCTTACACGTTAAAATACTTATGGTTTCAGCTAGAACAAAACCGATTTAAGACTGACTCAGCCGCAGAAAGAACGAGTGTATTCAAGGGGATAAATAATAATGTTGATGCCCATAACACCCACGAAGCAAAAGCGTTTGCAAAAATTGGGTTAAAGCAATTACGTCGTCAACAATTCATGACCGATAATGAACTAGGCTATGTATTATCGAGTGTGACAGATAAAAAAGGTAAGCCACTCAAATACACCATTGTCGGCGCACAAATGCGAGTTGACTTACCTATGCCATTAAAACCAAATCACAGTACAAAGCTGAATATAGAGTACGGATATAACATTCTAGAAGAAGACGCTGTTGGTGCTCGCTCAGGTTATGAACATTTCCCTGATGATGTTCGAGAAGGTGGCAATGATATTTACTTGTTAGCCCAGTGGTTTCCTCGAGTCGCCTCTTATTCTGACTACGAAGCTTGGCATAACAAAGAGTTTTTAGGCAGCGGTGAGTTTACCTTAGAGTTTGGTAATTATGATGTCAAAATGACGGTTCCAAGCGATCATATTGTTACAGCAACGGGCACATTACAAAATCCAAATAAAGTATTAACAGGCGAACAACAAAAACGTTTAAAGAAAGCTGAAACGGCTAAAAAACCGTTATTTATTGTGACTCCGGAAGAAGCACTTAATAATGAATCAAGCGTAATCAATGACGAAAAAACATGGCATTTTAAAGCCGAAAATGTTCGTGATTTTGCATGGGCTTCTTCACGTAAGTTTATTTGGGATGCACAAGGCTATCAGCAGGGAGGAGACATTAACCCTCACGTTATGGCCATGTCATTTTACCCGAAAGAAGGCGGTGAGTTATGGGAGAAATACTCGACGGCTTCTGCTATCCACACTATGGAAGTCTATTCACGATTTACCTTCGATTACCCATACCCAACAGCCATTAGTGTCAATGGGCCAGTTGGCGGTATGGAATATCCAATGATAAGTTTTAACGGACCAAGAACGATTTGGCATGATGATGGTTCACGTACGTACACATTGTCTGAAAAGCAGTTTCTTATCGGTGTTGTGATCCACGAAGTAGGGCATAACTATTTTCCAATGATTGTGAATTCAGACGAACGCCAGTGGGGCTGGATGGATGAAGGATTAAACAGCTTCCTTGATGGTATTTCCACGCGAGAATGGGACTCAAGTTTAGATTGGGGCCGTGAACCAGAAGATATCATCGATTATATGAAGTCGAATGTTCAAGTTCCTATTATGACTCAAGCTGACAGTGTGTTGAGATTAGGCCCTAACGCTTACATCAAACCAGCTGTGGCTCTAAATATATTGCGTGAAGTTGTACTTGGACGTGAGCTTTTTGACTTTGCTTTTCGTGAATATAGCCAACGTTGGATGAATAAGCGCCCAACACCGAGCGATTTTTTCCGTACGATGGAAGAAGCGTCAGGTGTTGACTTAGATTGGTTTTTTAAAGGTTGGTTTTACACCACAGATCATGTCGATATCTCCTTAGACAGCATTTATAAATTGCGTTTAGACACAAGCGATCCAGATATCGATTACGAACGTCGCCGTCAGTCATATCAAGATAAACCTATGCCATTAGCCGTTAAGCATAACCAGCGTGATGAGTATCAAGAATGGGTTAAAATGAACAGTGACATTCGTGATTATCATGACGAGAATGATCGTTTTAGTGTCACTAATAAAGAACGTAATAAGTACCAAAGCAAGCTGGCGGGGCTTGAACCTTGGGAGAGGAAAGTATTAGACAGAGCGCTTGAAGAAGACAAGAACTATTACGTTTTTGATTTCTCTAACTTAGGCGGACTAGTGATGCCTATTTTACTTGAGTTGACATTTGAAAATGGCGAAACAGAGTCATTAATGATCCCAGCAGAAATTTGGCGCCGCTCACCTAAACAGGTTAATAAACTGATTGTTACAGATAAAGACAAAGTGCTTGTATCTGCGGTTATTGACCGAGGACGTGAAACCGCTGATGTTGATATTGAAAACAACTATTACCCAAGGCAAATAATTCAATCACGCATTGAAGCCTTTAAATCTAAAAAACGCAAAGGTAATAAGCATCGCGATATCATGCATGATAATAAACAAGAACTGAAAACCCCTGACGTTAAGGTGAAAAAGAAGTAATGCGTTTATTATTGTTAATGTTTGTTTTGCTTTTTGCTGGTAAGCCTTTGGCTCATCAGCAAAAAGAAGCCTATACCAACATCAAATTCAACCAGAGAACTGACATGTTGGAAATTCAGCACCGCTTTTATTTACATGATGCGGAGCATGCGGCGCAGCGAGTTATTGATAAAAGTGCTGATCTTATTAGTGATCCTGTGAGCCGAGAGGCGTTCGCCTATTATGCAACGTCAACATTCTCATTGAAAAATGAGAGCGAGATGACATTAGCTCTTGAGTATGTGGGAACTGAGTTACAAGGTAAATACCTGTGGGTTTATCAAGAAACGCCCATAACTAAAGATATGAACCGTTTTTATATTAAAATGACAACCTTGCAAGAGATTTGGTCTGATCAAGTAAATCACATCAATATTGAACGGAATAAAAAAGTTAATTCAGTAAGGCTACATTTTGAAGATAAGTGGCAACAAGTTTTACTAAGGGATCTAGCGATTTAGAAAGTACCAATCTTTGTCATACCACTGACATTGCGCACACGGAATAGTTATGTGGTCAAGGCTGAATAAGAAATCACTTTTTATCTATGTTTTACTTAAAACTAACCGATATGAACATTTTCACAACGCAAAAGTGAGTAAGTATTCATTAATTTTGGTTTTTTAATGGATGTGCTCAATGTCAGATACCAGCGAAGGCAGGTATCCAGTGACTTTTATAGATAAACCTAAAAACGTCAGTTGAACGCTGAGTATATGAGTAACTGTTTTAGCAATAAGATGATTTTATCATCATGGCTTTCACCCAATGAGTGAAGTGCTCTACGCTCACAAGCTTGCTAAAATGACTGCTATCTGCGTTGTAACTTTTGCAAGTAGAATAAACTACTTGCTGCAAGCTACGCCTTACTATCAGCCATTTTTTCTACGCTTGAGAACGCAGTCAACTGATGTTTCTAGGG contains:
- a CDS encoding M1 family metallopeptidase yields the protein MTLNLVTVHANASIIEQTKGNFQDKFRQLEEHLPTPNDYRNAAGEPGKDYWQQQVDYKIDVRLDEKKRRLSGSEIITYHNNSPYTLKYLWFQLEQNRFKTDSAAERTSVFKGINNNVDAHNTHEAKAFAKIGLKQLRRQQFMTDNELGYVLSSVTDKKGKPLKYTIVGAQMRVDLPMPLKPNHSTKLNIEYGYNILEEDAVGARSGYEHFPDDVREGGNDIYLLAQWFPRVASYSDYEAWHNKEFLGSGEFTLEFGNYDVKMTVPSDHIVTATGTLQNPNKVLTGEQQKRLKKAETAKKPLFIVTPEEALNNESSVINDEKTWHFKAENVRDFAWASSRKFIWDAQGYQQGGDINPHVMAMSFYPKEGGELWEKYSTASAIHTMEVYSRFTFDYPYPTAISVNGPVGGMEYPMISFNGPRTIWHDDGSRTYTLSEKQFLIGVVIHEVGHNYFPMIVNSDERQWGWMDEGLNSFLDGISTREWDSSLDWGREPEDIIDYMKSNVQVPIMTQADSVLRLGPNAYIKPAVALNILREVVLGRELFDFAFREYSQRWMNKRPTPSDFFRTMEEASGVDLDWFFKGWFYTTDHVDISLDSIYKLRLDTSDPDIDYERRRQSYQDKPMPLAVKHNQRDEYQEWVKMNSDIRDYHDENDRFSVTNKERNKYQSKLAGLEPWERKVLDRALEEDKNYYVFDFSNLGGLVMPILLELTFENGETESLMIPAEIWRRSPKQVNKLIVTDKDKVLVSAVIDRGRETADVDIENNYYPRQIIQSRIEAFKSKKRKGNKHRDIMHDNKQELKTPDVKVKKK
- a CDS encoding DUF6702 family protein encodes the protein MRLLLLMFVLLFAGKPLAHQQKEAYTNIKFNQRTDMLEIQHRFYLHDAEHAAQRVIDKSADLISDPVSREAFAYYATSTFSLKNESEMTLALEYVGTELQGKYLWVYQETPITKDMNRFYIKMTTLQEIWSDQVNHINIERNKKVNSVRLHFEDKWQQVLLRDLAI